Below is a window of Enterobacter kobei DNA.
GTATAAATATCTTCCGAGACGTGAAATTTATAGGGAGTGAGTTCGGTATCAAAGGCGACGTGCGGGCGCATGGCGTCCTGTAAGGCTTCGCGCGTCAAGGGATCGCGAATGTCGCGGGTGTGACGTGAAATCTCCTCTTCAACAGTCCACACGTAACTGCGTAACGCCGCCTGCATCACCGCTTCGCGACGATGTATGGACGCCGCACCGCAACAGAACGCCGCGTTAGCCCAGTTACGCCGCCGCAGGATCACGTCATAAAACATGCGTGGATCGTTGAAAAAGGGATCGCGGCCAATGGTAATCGGACCAACGATTTTTTGCGCCAGCCAGCCGAGGCCATACCCCGCTTTACCCGTTTTACGCCCCAGCCAGCGGGCCAGATTTTCCCCTTCCGGCAGATCGTAGAACCATTGCGGCGTCTGTACCCAGGCGACATCCGGATCGCGAAAATAGCCCAGCGTATGGCTAAGCAGCGTCGGGAAGACCCGCGTGTCCGCATCGCAGATGACAATAAAATCGCCATCGGTTTGCTCAAGGCCGTTACGCAAATTACCGGCTTTGTAGCCGATATTCGTCTGCCGGGTGATGTAATTGACGCCTTCCTCGTCGCAGACGGCTTTCATTTCCGGGCGTCGGCCATCGTCAAGCACATACACCTGATAATCCAGCGGGAAGGGGTAGTGCATTTTCATCGCATCGCGGATCGACAGGCGAACCAGTTCGACATCTTCGGAGTAAGTGGCGATAAAAAGATCCACTTTTACGGGCCGTGGCTCCACCGACTCGTCACTCAGCAGGCAGTCGTTGATCTCCGCGGGCGGCGGGTTTTGCGGCGGATCCTCTTCTTTCCAGATGTTGATGGTAAATAAGATCGTGCCGATCCATGCCAGGGTTTCAGCCAGCACCAGCGGAATGGCATACCATAGCGCATCCGTATTCAGGGAAGCGGTCCAGCGCCAGTAAATATAATTCCCGCCAAGAATAAGCGCTGCTACCGCTAAAACTTGCCAGGTGAACATCACCCAACGAGGTGTTTTGAGCGGTTCAGGCGGCCTGCGATTTTCAAAACGGGAAAAGTAAAAATCCATAGTAGTGGATATCCTGCTTCCGTGATGATGCTGAATTATAAATGCATTACAGGCACCAGCCTGCCCGGGGAAATAACGCTAAAACAAAAGAAAAGTTAACTAAGTGTAGAAGCCTGGAAAAAAGTGTCCAGCAGCTTAAATTGCTATAATTTAGCCTGGCTTAACTTAATATCATTGCTGCTAAATAAACTGTGGTTGCATGTGAATAATTGCCAGAACTGTTTATTTAAGCTAAATAAATAATTTGAAACATTTTTTTGGGCCTCCGTGCAAGGTAACTCTATGAGCCAGATCGCGCCAGCGTTGCCAGAAAAAGAAAGTGAAAAATCAGTGTCATGGCGCTACTCCATCGCGGGAAGTC
It encodes the following:
- a CDS encoding glycosyltransferase family 2 protein, producing MDFYFSRFENRRPPEPLKTPRWVMFTWQVLAVAALILGGNYIYWRWTASLNTDALWYAIPLVLAETLAWIGTILFTINIWKEEDPPQNPPPAEINDCLLSDESVEPRPVKVDLFIATYSEDVELVRLSIRDAMKMHYPFPLDYQVYVLDDGRRPEMKAVCDEEGVNYITRQTNIGYKAGNLRNGLEQTDGDFIVICDADTRVFPTLLSHTLGYFRDPDVAWVQTPQWFYDLPEGENLARWLGRKTGKAGYGLGWLAQKIVGPITIGRDPFFNDPRMFYDVILRRRNWANAAFCCGAASIHRREAVMQAALRSYVWTVEEEISRHTRDIRDPLTREALQDAMRPHVAFDTELTPYKFHVSEDIYTSILLHGDAARTWRSVMHPRIESKMLSPQDMLTWMIQRFKYAAGSLDILFHDNIFSRRRFKLSLPQTLMYATTFWSYMACVWNTIFLISPIIYLFTGIPPVSAWSTPFYLHFLPFFIFSELAFMFGTWGISAWDGRASYLSFFSMNLRALNTVLRGEQIKFHVTPKERQTGRFLYLVKPQIAIVVLTLAGLIWGGIQVARGQVDDPSGYVINIFWGAVNIAAMLPLILAAVWTPAEEEEAR